GTCCATAAAAGTTGTTTGTAGCCATTCTGCAATTCGTGTTAACTCAGACACCGTAGGTTTTAATCTTCTGTATATAAATCTACCAAAGGGTAATAGCATAAACAAAATTATTATGGTCTAGTTAACATGTATAAGCAGGATTTATGCAAGTTCTTGTTCTTTTCTACGTAAGATTATTTTGTCATTAGAAGTAGGTGAACAGAGAACTAACAAAGGTTGAAACTCAAACGTCCGTCGATGATGCTTAAGTCCTGATTCTCAGCAACAATCGGAGGAAATATGGCACAAAGCCAAGCAAAAGGTCAATTGGTGATTATCGGTGGAGCCGAAGATAAAGAGGGAGAATGCACGATTTTACGTGAATTTGTTCGCCGTGCAGGAGGAACAAAAGCTAGAGTTGTGATTATGACAGCCGCAACCGAACTACCACGCGAAGTTGGAGAAAATTATATTAGAATTTTTGAGCGTTTAGGCGCTGAAGATGTACGGATAATAGATACAGAAACACGTGAAGATGCTAGCTCTTCAACAGCATTGGAAGCAATTGAAAAAGCAACAGGTGTATTTTTTACTGGAGGGGATCAAGCCCGTATTACAAGTATTTTAAAAGATACAGAAATTGATACAAAAATTCACGAACGCTTTCAAACAGGAATTGTTGTTGGCGGAACAAGCGCGGGAGCGGCGGTGATGCCTGATGTCATGATTGTAGAAGGCGACTCTGAGACAAACCCTCGCATGGAAATTGTAGACTTAGGTCCTGGTATGGCCTTTCTTCCAGGAGTTGTCATCGATCAACATTTCTCACAACGCGGGCGCTTAGGACGCTTAATTGCGGCGCTAGCACAACAGCCTGCTGTTTTAGGATTTGGTATTGATGAAAATACCGCTATAGTTGTAAGTGATGACCAATTTGAAGTTGTTGGGGAAGGTTCAGTTACAGTTGTAGATGATTCCAATGTTAATCATACCAATGTTAACGAAATACTAAAGGATGAGGCTTTAGCTGTTTGTGGTGCTAAACTGCATATCTTACCTCATGGCTACAAGTTCAATCTCAAAACTCGCAAGCCCATATTAGATAACGTTTCTTCAGCTTCTACTAAATTACAAAATAATGGTTCAAATGATAACCAAACAGTAGAAGTATCAACTGAGCAACAATTATTAGAGCAGTTAGCAACATAAAATAAATTAAGCAATTAATCTGTTGGAGAAGAAGCGTTACCACTTCTTCTTTTTTGTATAATTAGATAAGTTAATATTTAAAAGTTAGTAGATATTTTATTAAAGAACTTATTGATAGTTTATTTTAGGATGTTCATACTAACTTTGAAGAGAAATAATTGCGCTACGTCTTTAAAATTCGGTTTACATACAGAAAGTATCGCGTATCTACAAGAGGTTCTAGATCAAAAGTTGCTGGCTGACAACAATTGTTGGGGTAATTGATGAGTGCAGTCTATTACTGTGAGTTTAGGCGATCGCAACTTCACAAATTGCTAAGTATGAATTTATACACTAAGACCTGTCGTGCATGGCTGAGTTAAGCCACAACCGAAGCTCAGGAATAATAGCTCACGTATCATGTTCGTTCATCAATATCAACAGTGGTTCCAACAAAAAGACGAAATTTCTTTTCTAACCCCTGACCTTTGAAACGCAGGTTGGCGTAGCATCCTCCACTCTTAGCCCCTCTCACATCTGTGAAGGCTGTGGTAACATGAGAGATTGCTGCAATAAATCTATTTAGTCTTAATCGAGTAAACCATGACTTTGACGCAAGAGCGCAAACAAGAGTTAATTTCTAACTATCAACTGCACGAAACTGATACTGGCTCATCGGCTGTTCAAATTGCGATGCTGACTGAGCGCATTAACCGCTTGAGCGAACATCTTAAAAGCAATCAGAAAGATCATTCTTCTCGACGAGGATTATTAAAACTGATCGGTCAGCGCAAGCGTTTGCTATCCTATCTGCAAACAGAAGATCGAGAACAGTATCAAAATTTAATTAGCCGCCTTGGTATTCGCGGTTAAGGAGTAATCGATTGCATGGCACCTGAACCTAAAAATAAGCGTTTGCCCTTTGAACCGAGTAAAAAAAATCAAAAAACGGCAAAAGCCAAAAAACAAGCACCAGTCGTCAAAAAAATACAAGAAGTAGCAACTAAAAGCGATCAATCCCCACCGGTAACACGAGCGCAAATGGCTGTACCAAAAGTAGTGAGCGATCGCATGGCGCGACGCATGGCAGCTTTTTGTGGTATACCAACGGCGTTAGGTATGTCCACGTTTATTGTCAGCTACTTAATTGTCAGTCACGGCTGGTTTAAATTGCCAAACGTAGCAGTTTTACTAGTCAGTATGGGCTTTTTTGGTTTAGGTGTATTGGGTCTATCCTACGGTGTCCTTTCTGCTTCTTGGGATGAAGAAATTGTGGGCAGTATGCTAGGCTGGCAAGAGTTCACCAGCAACTGGGGACGGATGCTGTCAGCTTGGCGTTCAAGACGACAGAAAAACGTGTAACGGTTTTAGAACTTGACTTTCAATAACTGCGATCGCCCAAGATTGCTGCGTTCATTCGTAATTCATGCGGTGAGCGAATGGGCATTATATTTGAATTGTGTAGGATTTATTTTTACAGAGCATAGAGCACCGAAATACTGAGCAAGGAATTTACACATGATTGTAGTCATGAAAGTCGGCTCTCCCGAAGTCGAAATCACTCGTGTAAGCGAAGAACTTACTACGTGGGGTTTAACACCGGAAAAGATTGTTGGCAAGCACAAAGTCGTTTTAGGCTTGGTGGGAGACACCGCAAGTCTAGATCCACTGCAAATTCAAGAGATTAGCCCTTGGATTGAACAAGTGCTACGCGTAGAGCAACCTTTTAAACGAGTCAGTCGCGAGTTCCGTCATGGCGAAGCCAGTGAGGTAGCTGTTGCCACCCCTAACGGTACAGTTTACTTTGGACAACATCATCCTGTCGTTGTAGTAGCAGGACCTTGCTCGGTAGAAAATGAAGCAATGATTGTCGAAACGGCACGGCGCGTCAAAGCCGCAGGTGCAACGTTCCTCCGCGGTGGTGCATATAAACCTAGAACTTCGCCGTATGCGTTTCAAGGACATGGCGAGAGTGCTTTAGAATTACTCGCAGCAGCACGCAAAGCGAGTGGGTTAGGAATTATTACCGAAGTTATGGATGCGGCTGACCTGGACAAAATTGTCGAAGTTGCAGATGTTGTTCAAGTCGGGGCGCGCAATATGCAAAATTTCTCGCTGCTCAAAAAAGTCGGCGCGCAACCTAAGCCCGTGCTACTCAAGCGCGGCATGTCTGCAACAATTGAAGAGTGGTTAATGGCAGCAGAATATATCTTAGCTGCCGGAAATTCCAATGTTATTTTGTGCGAACGCGGAATTCGGACTTTTGATCGGCAGTATGCACGCAACACACTTGATTTAGCAGTTATTCCTGTATTGCGATCACTGACACACTTACCAATCATGATCGATCCCAGCCACGGTACAGGTAAAGCAGAATACGTTCCGGCGATGTCGCTTGCCGCAGTTGCAGCAGGAACCGATTCTTTGATGATTGAAGTCCATCCCAACCCTGCAAAAGCTTTATCAGATGGTCCACAATCGTTAACACCAGAACGTTTTGACCGTTTAATGCAAGAACTCAGCGTCATTGGTAAAGCTGTATCGCGTTGGCAACAACTCGCGATCGCTTTGTCGCCTTAGTTGAGGATTTACATTGTAAACAGTTAGGACACTATAAAAGCTCGTAGTGACTGCCCTGAGCGAAGTTTAACCCTAATCCCTGACCTCTGATACCATATCACTGTAAATTTGCTACAATTGGAGCTTTTATTTGGTGAAATGGTATGATCTCTGTCCTCTGCTATAACAACAAAAAAGCCTGAGATTGCACTCAGGACTTACCACACTTAGGTTGTATTTATCCAACAGCCTTAACCAATATTTACTTTCACAACTTTGTTTTTCTCAGCTTCCGCTTTGGGTAGAGTCAAGTTCAAAACACCATTTTTGTACTCTGCTTGAACTTCGTCATTTTTAATTCGAGCCGGCAAAGGAATCACTCTTCTAAAAGAACCATAACGAAACTCTGAGCGAGTCATGCCTTTTTCTTCGGTTTTCGTTTCTGACTTGCGCTCTCCACTGACTGCAACCGCTTCGGCTGTAACTTGTACATCCAAGTCTTTGGCTTCCATTCCTGGAATTTCTAACTTGAGATGAACAGCTTCGGGAGTTTCTTCGATCTCTGCGGCGGGGACAAACGCCATACTGCTGGCTGGCTCACCGTCAGTTGCACGCATTAAACTGTCAAATAGGCGATTCATGTCCCGTTGTAAACTATCAACTTCGCGAAAAGGCTCCCAACGAATTAATGCCATTTTCTTTACCTCCGAATCTGGGCTTTCTCTTAATAGCTAATAGATCTTGATTTGAAGTGAGTACTCAAGTCTTAAGGAAACTCTAAGCACTGATTTTTCAGTTAGTTGAGTTACTTAGCTCAACCTGATAACAAGGTATCAAATGCAAGAAAGCGAGTATGTTCGGTTGTTTGCACAGCAAAAGTTCATCTTTCCGTCCCCATTGTTATAGCAGCAAAGCTTCGGTGTAGAGGAGGTAGAGGATTTATAAGTTCTCAATGTGCTGAGTGTTGAGTTAAGAAGTTCCTCTCAAAATAATTGCCTCCGCCACCTTTGTTCGCGAACAAAACTAATCGCGAATAACTAGCTACTCATCACTCGCCCCGTAAATTCTGATAACGATAAAAAGCGTAGGTATCAAACAAGGCTCCCACAAGGCTACAAGTCATTGAGATGACAATCAATCCATCAACAGGACTACCGCTACCGAAAGTCGCTAAAAACAGCAAAACTTGGTTGGCGATCGCCTGAGAAATCCCATGCAATCCAGGGATATAACCAACGATCGAAGTACTGACTAATACCGCACCAATAATCAACATCGGTACGATAAAACTCAGAATAATGGAAAGTAGCAGCGAACGGAGGAAGTTGGACAAAATGCTCATGCTCATGCAGGCAATTTCCGTTGTTGATAGCCAAAGGACATTTGTTACTTTCTACAATACGAGCGATCGCGCTCAACGCGTGCAAATTTCAACAATCTTAAATTTCTATTAAAAGATTTATCTACTTGTTCTAAGTGTCGTAAAGTTTCCCAGTGCTCTTTGCGCTTTAGCAATAGCTCAAAAATGCCTAACTAGTCCTTGTTTTACAGGCGTTGCTTCATATTTGAGTGACTCACTACGACTTTGAGAATTCTGAAAAGTTTTTTACAGTAAATTAAGCTCGGTTCTTGTGGGATGTTGGCGATGGGAGTACGGAGCTAAAGCTGCTATTGTGTTGAAGAGATACAAGGGAAACTTTTCCTCTAAAACCATATTAGATTAACATCAACACCTTGAGTGATACGCGCAGTAATTCAAGTTTAGGAGTATGGAGTCAGCGGCTGCTAGCAGCAATTTTGCTGTGTGGACAGGTCATCGTTCACTTGCTGCAAGGTAAAATTCATCGCCGTAACACACTCGATCAGATGGCGGCTGTAGGACCCGAATCGCTCTTAATCGCCTTGGTTACAGCGGCTTTTGTCGGTGCTGTGTTTACTATCCAAGTCGCGAGAGAATTTATTCAATTTGGGGCGGGAAATGCTGTGGGAGGCGTGCTGGCGCTTGCCTTAACACGCGAACTTGCCCCCGTACTGACAGCAGTTGTTTTAGCAGGGCGCGTTGGTTCGGCGTTTGCCGCAGAAATTGGCACAATGCGAGTAACCGAGCAAATCGATGCGCTGTATATGCTAAGAACTGATCCGATTGATTACCTCGTTATTCCGCGTGTTATCGCTTGCTGCGTGATGCTACCAGCTTTGACACTCTTATCGTTAGTGACAGGGATGATTGGGGGATTGCTGATTGTTACTAATGTGTACAACCTTTCTCAAACCACATTTCTCGATTCAGCGCGCAACTTTCTCAATGTGTGGGATGTTTGCAGCGCTGCTATCAAAGCAGCTTGTTTTGGCATTCTCATTGCGATCATTGGTTGTAGTTGGGGCTTAACAACAACTGGAGGCGCTAAAGGTGTTGGACAATCAACGACAACTGCTGTCGTGACAGCATTGCTCGCTATTTTTATCAGTAATTTTCTCTTGACCGCTATCATGTTTCAAGGAACTGGTAGTGCAGTGCTACGGGGTATCTGATAACTAAAGGTTTTAAGATAGGAAGTAAGTTAAAAAGTGTACTTGTAGAACAGGATGCAAAATGACTCCTTCCTCTCCAATTTCATCAACAACGATTGAACTTGCGCCCAGCTATAAGTTACCTGTTGCGATCATAGTCCTGGCTATTCCCCTGCTACTCGTTTCACCTTGGATTGGCGGTGCGATCGCTTTATTTGGTCTGTTTCTGATGTTCCAAGCAGGAACTTTGCGCCTACAATTTACAGACACAGCACTTGATATTTATCGCGGTGAAAACTTAATTCGTCGCTTTCCCTATCAAGAATGGGAAAATTGGGAAATCTTCTGGTCTAATGTTCCTATCCTGTTCTACTTTAAAGAAGTTAAAAGCATCCATTTTTTACCCATTATATTTGACCCAAAAATGCTTGCAAGCTGTTTAGAGCAACGCTTTCCGAAAGGAGTAGCTAGAAGCTAGAGGAGAAAATAGTTTTTAGTCACTAGCAGATAGTAAGATGATATTTCTTAATTAATTGCTTGCTGAATTTCAAATTCATTTTTATGAATCAAGACGAACCACAAACCCCAGAAATAGCTAACGAAGCCTTGAACGAAGCACAAGGTCAAGATTCTACACAAGAATTTGTACCAGAAGCAAACGTTGAAGAAATACAAGAAGAATTTTTACCAGAAGAAGCTTTGAGCAGTGAATCAGAAGCTGGAGTAGATTTCTTGGTTGAGTTAGAACAACTTTCGCGCATTGAAGCTGATTTAGAACGCGATCGCGCCATCAAAGCCCAACAACAATTAAGCGAGTTAGAAAGTCAAGTTGCAGAACTCAAAGCAGAAATCGCCACACTCCAATCGCAGCGTAAAAAACTGTTTGAGCAAGTTAACCAAACTCAAACTGCACTCGAACAAGTCATACAAGAATCTTTAGCACAACTCGAACAACGCAAACAGTCGTTACAAATCGCCGTAGAACAACTTGAACGTCGTCAAGAACGAATTCGCGCAGAGATGCGTACCACATTTGCAGGAGTCTCGCAAGACTTGGCAATTCGCGTCCAAGGCTTTAAAGACTATCTCACAGGTAGCTTGCAAGATTTAGCCGCAGCCGCTGAACAATTACAGATAGCACCAAAAGCTTCAAAAGTCAAGGAAGAACCCGCAGAAATCCCACAAGCCAAACCTGTTGAAGAACTACAACCCGCACCACAATTCGCCGAACCGCGCTTTCAATCGACAGCAAAGCAAATTCGCCG
The sequence above is a segment of the Chroogloeocystis siderophila 5.2 s.c.1 genome. Coding sequences within it:
- a CDS encoding cyanophycinase, with protein sequence MAQSQAKGQLVIIGGAEDKEGECTILREFVRRAGGTKARVVIMTAATELPREVGENYIRIFERLGAEDVRIIDTETREDASSSTALEAIEKATGVFFTGGDQARITSILKDTEIDTKIHERFQTGIVVGGTSAGAAVMPDVMIVEGDSETNPRMEIVDLGPGMAFLPGVVIDQHFSQRGRLGRLIAALAQQPAVLGFGIDENTAIVVSDDQFEVVGEGSVTVVDDSNVNHTNVNEILKDEALAVCGAKLHILPHGYKFNLKTRKPILDNVSSASTKLQNNGSNDNQTVEVSTEQQLLEQLAT
- the rpsO gene encoding 30S ribosomal protein S15, whose translation is MTLTQERKQELISNYQLHETDTGSSAVQIAMLTERINRLSEHLKSNQKDHSSRRGLLKLIGQRKRLLSYLQTEDREQYQNLISRLGIRG
- a CDS encoding PAM68 family protein encodes the protein MAPEPKNKRLPFEPSKKNQKTAKAKKQAPVVKKIQEVATKSDQSPPVTRAQMAVPKVVSDRMARRMAAFCGIPTALGMSTFIVSYLIVSHGWFKLPNVAVLLVSMGFFGLGVLGLSYGVLSASWDEEIVGSMLGWQEFTSNWGRMLSAWRSRRQKNV
- the aroF gene encoding 3-deoxy-7-phosphoheptulonate synthase, whose protein sequence is MIVVMKVGSPEVEITRVSEELTTWGLTPEKIVGKHKVVLGLVGDTASLDPLQIQEISPWIEQVLRVEQPFKRVSREFRHGEASEVAVATPNGTVYFGQHHPVVVVAGPCSVENEAMIVETARRVKAAGATFLRGGAYKPRTSPYAFQGHGESALELLAAARKASGLGIITEVMDAADLDKIVEVADVVQVGARNMQNFSLLKKVGAQPKPVLLKRGMSATIEEWLMAAEYILAAGNSNVILCERGIRTFDRQYARNTLDLAVIPVLRSLTHLPIMIDPSHGTGKAEYVPAMSLAAVAAGTDSLMIEVHPNPAKALSDGPQSLTPERFDRLMQELSVIGKAVSRWQQLAIALSP
- a CDS encoding Hsp20/alpha crystallin family protein, with translation MALIRWEPFREVDSLQRDMNRLFDSLMRATDGEPASSMAFVPAAEIEETPEAVHLKLEIPGMEAKDLDVQVTAEAVAVSGERKSETKTEEKGMTRSEFRYGSFRRVIPLPARIKNDEVQAEYKNGVLNLTLPKAEAEKNKVVKVNIG
- a CDS encoding MlaE family lipid ABC transporter permease subunit, which produces MSDTRSNSSLGVWSQRLLAAILLCGQVIVHLLQGKIHRRNTLDQMAAVGPESLLIALVTAAFVGAVFTIQVAREFIQFGAGNAVGGVLALALTRELAPVLTAVVLAGRVGSAFAAEIGTMRVTEQIDALYMLRTDPIDYLVIPRVIACCVMLPALTLLSLVTGMIGGLLIVTNVYNLSQTTFLDSARNFLNVWDVCSAAIKAACFGILIAIIGCSWGLTTTGGAKGVGQSTTTAVVTALLAIFISNFLLTAIMFQGTGSAVLRGI
- a CDS encoding DUF3119 family protein yields the protein MTPSSPISSTTIELAPSYKLPVAIIVLAIPLLLVSPWIGGAIALFGLFLMFQAGTLRLQFTDTALDIYRGENLIRRFPYQEWENWEIFWSNVPILFYFKEVKSIHFLPIIFDPKMLASCLEQRFPKGVARS
- a CDS encoding DUF3086 domain-containing protein, which encodes MNQDEPQTPEIANEALNEAQGQDSTQEFVPEANVEEIQEEFLPEEALSSESEAGVDFLVELEQLSRIEADLERDRAIKAQQQLSELESQVAELKAEIATLQSQRKKLFEQVNQTQTALEQVIQESLAQLEQRKQSLQIAVEQLERRQERIRAEMRTTFAGVSQDLAIRVQGFKDYLTGSLQDLAAAAEQLQIAPKASKVKEEPAEIPQAKPVEELQPAPQFAEPRFQSTAKQIRRFLDEYRSEPDYYGPPWKLRRTFEPVHAERAANWFFTQGGRGALRTMGSRLQNILIASAVISVLHELHGDRLRTLILANTPERLGDWRRGLQDCLGISRPDFGPDRGVGLFETPEAVAVKAERLVKSNFMPLIIIDDSEDKISLGLLQFPLWLAFAPDPQRMAREREYDF